AGTTCCGGCGGCGCTGGTCGCAGGGATACCAGTCGATTCACGAGACATTCGTGCATCTCCTGAGCGCCGACCTGCGCTGGTTCGCCCGCTGGAAGGAGGAAACACCGCCGGCCCCGCTGGCGCCAGCCGACGTCCCGTCCATCGAGGCGCTCCGGGCGAGGTGGGCGCCCCTGATCGCCGAGCGCCGGGATTACCTCGCCGGGCTGGGGGAGGACGACCTCCGGCACGTCATCCGAGGGAGGACGGTCGACGGCCAGGTGCTGGAGCTCGCGCGCTGGCAGGGGATCCTCCAGTGCGCGAACCACGGCACCCAGCACCGCAGCGAGATCGCCGCGATGCTCACCGAAGCCGGCCACTCGCCGGGCGACCTGGACTACTCGCTCTTCTGCCGCTCACGGCGCTAGGGAATGGGAGGGGGCCTCGACGGCCCCCTCCCAACCTCCCCCGGGAGGGTTGCGCGGGCAAGCCCGCGCTCGGAGTGGAACACCGACCCGCGGCGGCTGGGCGAAGCGTGGCGCG
The genomic region above belongs to Candidatus Methylomirabilota bacterium and contains:
- a CDS encoding DinB family protein, coding for MTGEILGSLYEYGGWANERLLTMATQLADEQFRRRWSQGYQSIHETFVHLLSADLRWFARWKEETPPAPLAPADVPSIEALRARWAPLIAERRDYLAGLGEDDLRHVIRGRTVDGQVLELARWQGILQCANHGTQHRSEIAAMLTEAGHSPGDLDYSLFCRSRR